GGATCTTAAATTTAGTTACGCTCTCAGCCCTTAGCCGTTACTGAAACATTCTTACAGGGAGTCTATTTAGCTCAAAAACTCTCAAAAACTCTCAAAAAATAAGTATCAGCGCAGGGAAAACTTTCGATTGATCAGGAGATCCTACCAATGATCGCCCACCCTCAATCCTTATCCCCACAAGCTTATCTGGCCTGGGAAGAGGAGCAATCACTCAAATATGAATATATTAACGGGCAGGTAGTAGCGATGACCGGGGGCACCCTGGCGCATAATTCGATCGCTCTTAATCTGGCCGCCGCCCTCAAAAATCATTTGCGGGGTAAAAATTGCAAAGTGTTTATGGCTGATGCAAAGGTTGGCATCACTGCCACTAATTCTTTCCTCTATCCCGATGTCGTAGTCACCTGCGATCGCCGTGACCAAACTGCTCGCAAAATTATCAATTATCCCTGCCTAATTGTTGAAGTTCTGTCCCCAGGCACTGAGGCACTTGATCGTGGTCAAAAATTCCGCAACTATCGCCAGATCGAAACATTGCAGGAGTACGTTCTGATTGATGCAGAGCAAATTAACATTGAGCGATATTGCCTCAACGAAAATGGGAAATGGGAGCTTACCACCTATCCTGTTGGTCAGTTTGAGTTAGCAAGCGATCGCCAGAAAGACTTATTACCGAATCAGAAAATTGAATTTAGCAGTGTTAGTTTTAATTGTGCGATCGCTTTACTCTATGAAGATGTTGTTTTCGCTGATGAAAGCCTTTAAGTATAGCTTAGTAATATCAAATCCGGTTAAGTAGCCTTAGTGAAAATTAGTAAAAACGGCTGGGATAACTATCCGTAGGCATCATAACTATGGGTAATCAAAAGGATCTGATATTACTTCTTGCCCAATATCTCGATTGAAACTGCGCTTGCCATGATGCCACAATTAATTTATGGCAATGCCTGACCACTGCACCCTGGGCGCACCACCTTTGTGATCGGGGTTTTCTTTGGTGTAGCGGCGATAGGAAT
The sequence above is a segment of the Pseudanabaena sp. PCC 7367 genome. Coding sequences within it:
- a CDS encoding Uma2 family endonuclease, coding for MIAHPQSLSPQAYLAWEEEQSLKYEYINGQVVAMTGGTLAHNSIALNLAAALKNHLRGKNCKVFMADAKVGITATNSFLYPDVVVTCDRRDQTARKIINYPCLIVEVLSPGTEALDRGQKFRNYRQIETLQEYVLIDAEQINIERYCLNENGKWELTTYPVGQFELASDRQKDLLPNQKIEFSSVSFNCAIALLYEDVVFADESL